A single Agromyces sp. CF514 DNA region contains:
- a CDS encoding response regulator transcription factor: MSDGPRILIVDDEPNIRDLLTTSLRFAGFAVRAVGNGAQTISAVLEEEPDLIILDVMLPDMNGFGVTKRLRSAGYTAPILFLTAKDDTEDKITGLTVGGDDYVTKPFSLDEIVARIKAILRRTMHAEEDAVIRTGELVMDQDTHEVLVGDVPVELSPTEFKLLRYLMLNPNRVLSKAQILDHVWEYDFNGDAGIVESYISYLRRKLDQHSTEPLIQTKRGFGYMLKSSVSKP; this comes from the coding sequence ATGAGCGATGGACCACGCATTCTCATCGTCGATGACGAGCCCAACATCCGCGACCTGCTCACCACGAGCCTGCGCTTCGCCGGATTCGCCGTTCGCGCCGTCGGCAACGGCGCCCAGACCATCTCGGCGGTTCTCGAAGAGGAACCCGACCTGATCATCCTCGACGTCATGCTGCCCGACATGAACGGCTTCGGCGTCACCAAGCGCCTCCGTTCGGCCGGGTACACGGCGCCGATCCTGTTCCTCACGGCCAAGGACGACACCGAAGACAAGATCACCGGCCTCACGGTCGGCGGCGACGACTACGTCACGAAGCCCTTCAGCCTCGACGAGATCGTCGCGCGCATCAAGGCGATCCTGCGCCGGACCATGCACGCCGAGGAAGACGCCGTGATCCGCACGGGCGAACTCGTGATGGACCAGGACACCCACGAGGTGCTCGTCGGCGACGTTCCGGTCGAGCTCTCCCCCACCGAGTTCAAGCTGTTGCGCTACCTCATGCTGAACCCCAACCGGGTGCTCTCGAAGGCGCAGATCCTCGACCACGTGTGGGAGTACGACTTCAACGGCGACGCCGGCATCGTCGAGAGCTACATCTCCTACCTGCGCAGGAAGCTCGACCAGCACTCCACGGAGCCGCTGATCCAGACGAAGCGCGGGTTCGGGTACATGCTGAAGTCCTCCGTCTCCAAGCCCTGA